In Terriglobia bacterium, the following are encoded in one genomic region:
- a CDS encoding carboxypeptidase-like regulatory domain-containing protein produces the protein MFALLLSMALLLAPQANPANPQIPVPPQQKCTVSGSVLSAATGQPLRDASVSLRKAGVSSTPLETMTGADGRFEINNVDPARYYLFVSKAGYVSLEYGQKSPDDPLRLLALAPGQSIRDISFQLIRGAVITGYVYNEDGEPIENMQVRAERYRYYKGKRRLMPTGYGQTDDRGKYRIFDLAPGDYYISASAEPMSYGGSASYERTYYPGVADPTQSSPLGIRAGDEFPDVDVTLHRVGVFHVRGRVTNGIANASLTSARVFLDTTLEPWEEFGAAGTIRDASGDFDVEGVRPGTYDLIAQFSYKGTEYQARQKVTLTDSDVNGIRLVLTPGATLKGDIQTEGSVDLSKARVELRPPSGMFFGTSNMSPVAPDGTVEFDAMPDGHYLAEVDGLSQNAYVKSVTLGDEDVLDSGFDIANGQAPGTSLKIVVSANGAQIGGTVMLDGKPFNDALVTLLPADFSKLSDDLWFKTATTDQYGNYSLTGIRPGDYLLFGWEKIESGRERDPDFISQFKDQGQQVHMGPGAALNFQLKALPASEIHAAEGQ, from the coding sequence ATGTTCGCGCTCCTGCTCAGCATGGCTCTTCTGCTCGCGCCGCAAGCCAATCCCGCGAACCCGCAAATCCCTGTCCCGCCGCAGCAAAAATGCACCGTTTCCGGCAGCGTGCTTTCAGCGGCCACAGGCCAGCCGCTGCGCGATGCTTCCGTCAGCTTGCGTAAGGCGGGTGTAAGCAGCACGCCACTCGAAACCATGACAGGCGCCGACGGCCGGTTTGAGATCAACAACGTTGACCCCGCACGTTATTACCTGTTCGTCAGCAAAGCCGGCTATGTTTCCCTGGAATACGGCCAGAAGTCACCCGACGATCCCCTCAGGCTGCTGGCGCTCGCGCCCGGCCAGTCGATCCGCGACATCTCCTTCCAGCTTATCCGCGGAGCCGTCATCACCGGCTACGTGTATAACGAAGATGGCGAACCCATCGAAAACATGCAGGTCCGTGCCGAACGTTACCGTTACTATAAGGGGAAGCGCCGCCTTATGCCGACCGGCTATGGGCAGACGGACGATCGCGGCAAGTATCGGATCTTTGATCTTGCTCCGGGCGACTATTACATCAGTGCTTCTGCGGAGCCGATGAGTTATGGGGGATCTGCCAGCTACGAACGGACGTATTATCCCGGCGTAGCAGATCCCACTCAGTCCTCGCCTCTCGGCATCCGGGCCGGAGATGAGTTTCCGGACGTAGATGTCACCTTGCATCGAGTTGGTGTCTTCCACGTTAGAGGCCGGGTGACGAACGGAATCGCCAACGCTTCACTGACAAGCGCCAGAGTATTTCTCGATACTACTCTCGAGCCTTGGGAAGAATTCGGCGCGGCAGGCACCATTCGTGATGCGAGCGGCGACTTCGATGTTGAGGGCGTTCGCCCCGGAACTTACGACCTGATCGCCCAGTTTTCTTATAAGGGCACCGAGTACCAGGCGCGGCAGAAGGTGACGCTTACCGATTCGGATGTGAACGGGATTCGTTTGGTTCTCACGCCGGGGGCTACGCTCAAGGGCGATATTCAAACCGAGGGCAGCGTGGATCTCTCCAAGGCACGCGTTGAGTTGCGCCCGCCCAGCGGAATGTTTTTCGGCACCTCCAACATGTCCCCGGTCGCCCCCGACGGGACGGTCGAGTTTGATGCCATGCCGGATGGGCATTACCTTGCCGAAGTGGATGGCCTTTCGCAGAACGCTTACGTCAAATCCGTGACCCTAGGTGACGAGGACGTGCTCGACTCGGGGTTCGACATCGCGAACGGCCAGGCGCCCGGCACATCGCTCAAGATCGTTGTGAGCGCGAATGGCGCGCAAATCGGCGGAACGGTCATGCTGGACGGCAAGCCCTTCAACGATGCCCTGGTGACGCTGCTCCCCGCCGACTTCTCCAAGCTTTCAGACGATCTCTGGTTCAAAACAGCCACCACGGACCAGTACGGCAATTATTCCCTTACCGGCATCCGGCCGGGAGACTATCTCCTCTTTGGGTGGGAAAAAATCGAAAGCGGCAGAGAGCGCGACCCGGACTTCATCAGCCAGTTCAAAGATCAGGGCCAGCAAGTCCATATGGGCCCGGGGGCCGCGCTCAACTTCCAGCTCAAGGCCCTCCCCGCCAGCGAAATTCACGCCGCAGAAGGGCAGTAG
- a CDS encoding alpha/beta fold hydrolase has translation MFRTRFRKEIVAEFLPPVRQGKKHKVIILCDGMPSVPSKQPLAEFLARRGYWVFHPRYRGAWESGGKFLEKSPVEDIADVISGITRGHIRESAFGQEFRVMPDSISVIGGSFGGAAAILASLDDRVKKVIAICPVVDWSLLGEEQEKETSSKSYPAYIREAFGNGYRLTDRNWNKLRRGDFFNPARHVGELTASKMMLFHAKDDPYIPWKQVDAFARQAGIRLNLRARGGHLSTSRTVQQYWPRIKRFLPS, from the coding sequence ATGTTTCGCACCAGGTTCAGAAAGGAAATCGTTGCCGAATTTCTGCCTCCCGTCCGGCAGGGCAAAAAGCACAAGGTGATTATCCTTTGTGACGGCATGCCCTCGGTTCCCTCGAAGCAGCCGCTCGCGGAATTCCTGGCCCGCCGGGGTTACTGGGTTTTCCATCCGCGATATCGCGGAGCGTGGGAAAGCGGCGGGAAGTTTCTGGAAAAATCTCCGGTGGAAGACATCGCCGACGTCATCAGCGGAATCACCAGGGGCCACATCAGAGAGAGCGCCTTCGGGCAGGAATTCCGCGTGATGCCGGATTCGATTTCTGTGATCGGCGGAAGCTTCGGCGGCGCGGCGGCGATTCTTGCTTCGCTCGACGATCGCGTGAAGAAGGTGATCGCCATCTGCCCGGTGGTTGACTGGAGCCTTCTCGGAGAAGAGCAGGAAAAAGAGACCTCCAGCAAAAGCTATCCGGCTTACATCCGTGAAGCCTTCGGCAACGGCTACCGGCTCACGGACAGAAACTGGAACAAGCTTCGGCGCGGCGATTTTTTCAATCCTGCGCGCCACGTCGGCGAACTCACTGCTTCAAAGATGATGCTGTTCCACGCCAAGGATGATCCTTACATCCCCTGGAAGCAGGTGGACGCCTTTGCCCGGCAGGCGGGAATCAGACTGAACCTGCGCGCGCGCGGCGGCCACCTCAGCACCAGCAGAACCGTGCAGCAATACTGGCCCCGCATCAAACGGTTCCTCCCATCGTAG
- a CDS encoding tetratricopeptide repeat protein, with protein MHIVKSFLAITLFLTLAAATAFAQRSASEELRLGAEAANTGNFSQAAGHFQSAARLQPNSLLARLHLASAYAREYMAGPPASRSEALAEQAIKAYDSALRLDPSNKLALWDLAVFSLAAGHPQASKQSCEKLIQVDGTNANAWYLLGMLDWELSFKPYLETLREAGLKPGQPGFIRNTSLREKYRAAQSPLITAGLQAARKARQLDPNLSAAMIFENMLLRESAAFAENEESYRRTIAEADMLAAKAGTTRQPLAGASTQPELQPNAPPPPLAAPPPPPPPPRPTSG; from the coding sequence ATGCACATTGTAAAATCGTTTCTGGCGATCACTTTATTTCTGACCCTGGCTGCGGCGACGGCCTTCGCACAACGTTCGGCGAGCGAGGAACTCCGCCTCGGCGCCGAAGCTGCCAACACTGGCAATTTTTCGCAAGCAGCCGGGCATTTTCAGAGTGCCGCCCGGCTCCAGCCGAATTCGCTTCTCGCCCGTCTTCACCTGGCGAGCGCCTATGCGCGCGAGTATATGGCAGGGCCGCCAGCCTCCCGGTCTGAAGCATTGGCTGAACAGGCAATCAAGGCATACGACTCGGCGCTCAGGCTTGATCCCTCCAACAAACTTGCTCTGTGGGACCTTGCCGTCTTCTCGCTTGCCGCCGGTCACCCGCAGGCCAGCAAGCAAAGTTGTGAAAAACTAATTCAAGTCGATGGCACGAACGCCAATGCCTGGTATCTCCTGGGCATGCTGGACTGGGAACTCAGCTTCAAGCCATACCTCGAAACTCTTAGGGAGGCCGGATTGAAGCCGGGGCAACCGGGATTCATCAGGAATACCAGCCTGCGTGAAAAGTACCGAGCAGCTCAGTCCCCGCTGATCACGGCGGGACTGCAGGCCGCTCGAAAAGCCCGTCAGCTTGACCCGAACCTCAGTGCAGCGATGATATTCGAGAATATGTTGCTTCGAGAGAGTGCTGCCTTCGCAGAAAATGAGGAAAGTTATCGCAGGACGATTGCCGAGGCCGACATGCTGGCCGCCAAGGCAGGAACTACGCGGCAACCGCTCGCCGGCGCTTCGACGCAGCCAGAGCTTCAGCCGAATGCGCCGCCGCCCCCGCTGGCTGCTCCACCACCGCCGCCACCTCCTCCGCGTCCGACATCAGGCTGA
- a CDS encoding M56 family metallopeptidase, with protein MTHWNDSSAARVLVLLFDSSIRSLVLAGACWLIIRLFRVRSACVRHATWTAVLLSMMAMPLLRIALPSIPIKVLPATGASFLSKTLASAAGSEKPPDSIQVDRTDFSLTQNSPVTPRPLWALLTLIVYAEVVAVLFVRQGLGRYLAWRLVRCSRQIGSDDLLVLAQELFSQRGISPHIFESDLVQAPVTVGLVRSTIILPPDWPTWEREKLRAVIAHEVSHVRRRDFVTQNLSALNKCLFWFHPLAWWLDRHLKDLAEEASDDCALNITADRHDYADVLLSFAARAKNAGGRVRWQGLAMASRGPTSKRIERILQAQGGFSARLSRPALASILILAPIFTGSLAALHARSKRIGHGSSTQAPLALPEKIAMHSFEGRWQGEQDPVLITLAFKQRGRKLLGIAINRFAQSHPSGGDQPGLGRVPLRPAAPPPPPPPSGRVLRATLQGDTLSFAVAPDRGGVQADYRLRMVGHGQARLTIIFPGGLEFYSGLEMTKSN; from the coding sequence ATGACCCATTGGAACGACAGTTCGGCGGCGCGCGTGCTGGTCCTGCTGTTTGACAGCAGCATCCGATCGCTCGTTTTGGCCGGCGCCTGCTGGCTCATTATTCGGCTTTTCCGGGTGCGCAGCGCCTGCGTCCGCCACGCAACCTGGACGGCTGTGCTTTTGAGCATGATGGCGATGCCCTTGCTTCGGATCGCCCTGCCTTCCATCCCGATCAAGGTCTTGCCGGCAACCGGTGCGAGCTTCCTCAGTAAAACTCTGGCTTCTGCTGCTGGGTCAGAAAAGCCACCCGATTCCATCCAGGTTGATCGCACGGATTTCAGCCTCACTCAGAATTCTCCCGTGACTCCTCGTCCACTCTGGGCTCTGCTGACCCTGATCGTTTACGCGGAGGTCGTTGCTGTCCTTTTCGTGCGACAGGGCCTGGGGCGCTACCTCGCCTGGCGATTGGTTCGTTGCTCCCGGCAAATCGGGTCCGACGATCTGCTCGTATTGGCGCAGGAACTCTTTTCGCAGCGTGGAATCTCGCCGCATATTTTTGAGTCGGACCTGGTCCAGGCGCCGGTGACCGTGGGGCTCGTCAGGTCAACGATCATCCTGCCGCCGGACTGGCCAACCTGGGAGCGCGAAAAGCTTCGGGCCGTCATAGCTCACGAGGTCTCGCATGTGCGGCGGCGGGACTTTGTCACTCAAAATCTTTCGGCGCTCAACAAATGTCTCTTCTGGTTTCACCCGCTTGCCTGGTGGCTTGATCGCCATTTGAAGGACCTTGCCGAGGAAGCGAGCGATGATTGCGCTCTGAATATCACGGCCGACCGTCATGACTATGCGGACGTGCTGTTGTCTTTTGCTGCACGCGCGAAAAATGCCGGCGGCCGGGTTCGCTGGCAGGGCCTTGCCATGGCGAGTCGCGGCCCGACCAGCAAGCGAATTGAGAGAATTCTTCAGGCACAGGGCGGGTTTTCAGCGAGGTTGTCCCGGCCAGCGCTGGCTTCGATTCTGATACTTGCTCCGATCTTCACAGGTTCATTGGCCGCTCTACACGCCCGCAGCAAAAGGATTGGGCACGGTTCGAGCACCCAGGCGCCGCTGGCCCTGCCGGAGAAAATCGCGATGCATTCTTTCGAGGGTAGATGGCAGGGCGAACAAGACCCTGTCCTTATCACTCTCGCATTTAAACAGCGCGGCAGAAAGCTGCTGGGCATTGCTATAAATCGGTTTGCCCAGAGCCATCCGTCCGGGGGAGACCAGCCGGGTCTCGGTCGAGTTCCGCTGCGTCCCGCTGCGCCTCCGCCACCTCCTCCGCCGAGTGGAAGGGTTTTGCGCGCCACTCTTCAAGGCGACACGCTCTCCTTCGCGGTGGCGCCCGACCGTGGCGGCGTGCAAGCGGATTACCGGCTGCGGATGGTTGGCCACGGTCAGGCGAGGCTAACGATCATTTTCCCGGGCGGCCTTGAGTTTTACTCAGGCCTTGAGATGACAAAAAGCAATTAG
- a CDS encoding BlaI/MecI/CopY family transcriptional regulator — MNNNTSKMQKPLSKLEHLVMDLVWSKGPCSAESVREALRPEWPMKESTARTILRRLEQKGYLVHEVDGRTYLYRSTQARQSVAVRAVQQIIDRFCGGSAEQLLAGMVDNKIVDGKELERLARRVAQSRKQRKS, encoded by the coding sequence ATGAATAACAATACTTCAAAGATGCAGAAACCGCTCAGCAAGCTCGAACACTTGGTCATGGATTTGGTCTGGTCCAAGGGCCCTTGCAGCGCCGAGTCTGTTCGTGAGGCCCTCCGGCCCGAGTGGCCGATGAAAGAGTCGACCGCGCGCACGATTCTTCGCCGCCTCGAACAGAAGGGCTATCTCGTGCATGAGGTCGACGGGCGCACTTATCTCTACCGCAGCACTCAGGCGCGCCAGAGTGTGGCCGTACGCGCCGTTCAACAGATCATCGACCGGTTCTGCGGCGGTTCGGCGGAACAGCTCCTCGCGGGCATGGTTGACAACAAAATCGTCGATGGCAAGGAACTTGAGCGTCTGGCGCGGCGGGTTGCGCAGTCCCGGAAGCAGCGGAAGTCCTGA